The Atribacterota bacterium genome includes the window AGATCACCATTGATGCGCGTCCCAGTGACGGTATCGCACTCTCTTTACGCATGGGGGCTCCGATTTATATTTCTGAGGAAGTACGCAGTTCTACCACAGTTGCTATGGGTGAAATTGATGATAAAGAAATTGAAGAGTTTGGCCAGTTCTTGGAAAAGCTCAAGCCGGATGATTTGAAAAAGTACCTGGGATATGAAAAGTAGCGTTTACATTGGTGTTATCGGCCAGAGTGTCTGTGAAGAAAGGATATGTCGGCTTGCTTATGAAGCTGGTCGAGAGATTGCCCGACGAGGGGCGGTTCTTGTTTGTGGTGGTCTGGGAGGAGTTATGGAAGCCGCCTGCCGAGGTGCGAAAGAAGAGAGTGGGTTGACAATCGGAATCCTCCCGGGCTTTTCTTTTGAGGATGCGAACCCTTTTGTTGATATTGCCATTCCCACTGGCCTTGGAGAAGTGAGGAACTTTGTTATCGTTAATACAGCTTCGGCCCTCATCGCCTGTGGAGGGCAGACGGGTACGCTCAGTGAAATTGCCCTTGCGTTAAGGGCGGGGAAGATCTTAGTGGGCCTTGAAACCTGGAA containing:
- a CDS encoding TIGR00725 family protein, encoding MKSSVYIGVIGQSVCEERICRLAYEAGREIARRGAVLVCGGLGGVMEAACRGAKEESGLTIGILPGFSFEDANPFVDIAIPTGLGEVRNFVIVNTASALIACGGQTGTLSEIALALRAGKILVGLETWKICDHRGREDFFPCFERPDQAVEFIFRNLPGRRP